The following are encoded together in the Gordonia insulae genome:
- a CDS encoding acyl-CoA dehydrogenase family protein, producing the protein MQPNFDIDVEEFRAEFVAFLDEHLPTEAQAAQRTRSSSDIPDWAREWQRVQFDNGWLQPGNPPEFGGRNAGILQQYVHLVELSRRRIYHSYNPQGLGIIAASLLTFGTPEQKRDWAVRILRAEITASLGMSEPGAGSDLASLRTKARLDGDEFVVNGQKVWTSGAHDADVILTFVRTDPDVPKHKGISAILIPTDLPGVTRRPFGAISSPTDLDFNEVFFEDVRVPAANLVGELNGGWSVANGSLGHERNLLWLSFAERLEDLLRDYRPETVLDRDRYATLVMNSHALRLLGTQALGRAARGEQDVPALSVLKLLGSEAVQNATEHALAAAGEGGLAHPGLTASYNHMDLEMLYASWFERYARSFGYTIAGGTSEIQRNVIAERVLGLPRR; encoded by the coding sequence GTGCAACCCAACTTTGACATCGACGTCGAGGAGTTCCGGGCAGAGTTCGTCGCGTTTCTCGATGAGCATCTGCCGACGGAGGCCCAGGCAGCTCAGCGCACCAGGTCCAGCTCGGACATCCCTGACTGGGCACGGGAGTGGCAGCGCGTCCAGTTCGACAACGGGTGGCTGCAACCGGGCAACCCGCCGGAGTTCGGGGGGCGCAACGCCGGCATCCTGCAGCAGTACGTACATCTGGTCGAACTGTCGCGGCGACGCATCTATCACAGCTACAACCCCCAGGGGCTCGGCATCATCGCGGCCTCGCTGCTCACCTTCGGTACGCCGGAACAGAAGCGTGACTGGGCCGTACGGATCCTCCGAGCCGAGATCACCGCGTCTCTCGGGATGAGTGAACCGGGCGCCGGGTCGGACCTCGCCTCCCTGCGGACGAAGGCACGTCTGGACGGCGACGAGTTCGTGGTGAACGGACAGAAGGTCTGGACCTCGGGGGCGCATGACGCAGACGTGATCCTGACGTTCGTGCGCACTGATCCGGATGTCCCGAAGCACAAGGGGATCAGTGCGATCCTCATCCCCACCGATCTTCCGGGCGTCACACGCCGTCCGTTCGGCGCGATCTCCTCGCCGACGGATCTCGACTTCAACGAGGTCTTCTTCGAAGATGTCCGCGTGCCGGCGGCCAACCTGGTCGGCGAGTTGAACGGTGGCTGGTCCGTGGCCAACGGATCGCTTGGGCACGAACGAAACCTGCTGTGGCTGAGCTTTGCCGAGCGACTCGAGGATCTGTTGCGGGACTATCGTCCGGAGACCGTGCTGGATCGTGATCGATACGCCACCCTGGTGATGAACTCGCATGCGCTCCGGCTACTCGGCACGCAGGCGCTGGGCCGGGCGGCCCGCGGTGAGCAGGACGTGCCGGCGCTGTCCGTCCTCAAGCTCCTCGGATCGGAAGCCGTTCAGAACGCGACCGAACACGCGCTTGCCGCAGCGGGGGAGGGTGGACTCGCCCACCCCGGGCTCACCGCGTCCTACAACCACATGGATCTCGAGATGCTGTACGCGAGTTGGTTCGAAAGGTACGCGCGCAGCTTCGGCTACACCATCGCCGGCGGTACGTCGGAGATCCAGCGCAATGTCATCGCGGAACGAGTGCTCGGGTTACCCCGACGCTGA
- a CDS encoding acyl-CoA dehydrogenase family protein — translation MTTREIGTAGPGTAEFRTAVRAWLDTHDLSPGDDHSFDAQVAQLSRVRRALFDADWMRYGWPTEVGGLGGAAVLRAVLGEEVATRNLAEPGIYSMIEVLAPTVISYARPELAADMVPRLLNGDEQWCQGFSEPGSGSDLASLSTRAEPHTGDTWIINGQKVWTSLAQFAARCVLLTRTGPGHEGITAFFVDMDTPGITVRPLRTMHGVDEFAEVWFDDVVVPADRMLGRPGDGWRVAMDLLPHERSTCFWHRIAYLFSILDDLVQHSDPADDLDLGAAYLAAHTVRSRSFATQQRLGAGGRLGPETSIDKVLLATAEQQLFDTCRDLRPGAIEWTEPVLRSEYLYSRAATIYGGTAEIQRNIIARRLLDLGKGDSG, via the coding sequence ATGACCACCAGGGAGATCGGCACCGCCGGACCGGGCACGGCCGAGTTCCGGACGGCGGTCCGAGCATGGCTCGACACGCATGACCTGTCGCCCGGCGACGATCACTCGTTCGACGCGCAAGTGGCACAGCTGTCCCGGGTCCGGCGCGCCCTGTTCGATGCCGACTGGATGCGGTACGGCTGGCCGACCGAGGTCGGTGGACTGGGCGGCGCGGCGGTGCTCCGAGCCGTGCTCGGCGAAGAGGTCGCCACGCGCAACCTGGCCGAGCCGGGTATCTATTCGATGATCGAGGTCCTGGCGCCGACCGTGATCTCCTATGCGCGGCCTGAATTGGCCGCCGACATGGTGCCCCGACTGCTCAACGGCGACGAGCAATGGTGCCAGGGCTTCTCCGAACCCGGGTCCGGAAGTGATCTCGCGTCGCTGAGCACACGTGCGGAGCCGCACACCGGCGACACCTGGATCATCAACGGCCAGAAGGTGTGGACCAGCCTGGCCCAGTTCGCCGCTCGCTGCGTGCTCCTGACGCGCACCGGACCCGGCCACGAGGGCATTACCGCGTTCTTCGTGGACATGGACACCCCCGGCATCACCGTCCGGCCGCTGCGCACGATGCACGGTGTCGACGAGTTCGCCGAGGTGTGGTTCGACGACGTCGTGGTGCCCGCCGACCGGATGCTGGGCCGCCCGGGCGACGGCTGGCGGGTCGCCATGGATCTGCTGCCGCATGAGCGGTCGACGTGCTTCTGGCATCGCATCGCCTACCTGTTCTCCATCCTCGACGACCTTGTGCAGCACTCGGATCCCGCCGACGATCTCGACCTCGGGGCGGCCTATCTGGCCGCGCACACGGTGCGCAGCCGTTCCTTCGCCACCCAGCAACGTCTGGGCGCGGGCGGTCGCCTCGGCCCGGAGACGTCGATCGACAAGGTCCTGCTGGCAACCGCGGAGCAGCAGCTGTTCGACACGTGCCGCGACCTGCGCCCTGGCGCGATCGAGTGGACCGAACCGGTGCTCCGATCCGAATATCTGTACTCGCGTGCGGCGACGATCTACGGCGGAACAGCCGAGATCCAGCGCAACATCATCGCGCGCCGGCTTCTCGATCTGGGAAAGGGTGACAGTGGATAG
- a CDS encoding acyl-CoA dehydrogenase family protein has translation MLVEFDSDQRLWGKTVRELLAKECSPAWIRQVVDHGVDPSSLWTTYIEQGWTELVEPAEAVELAIALEAMGTATDPTPFLATVTQFAPLAGSLADPGRPGAAVLSGITAHLDDEGWLLSGTCRTVLDGDRADQFAVVTPAGVFVVATDGVITTPVQSFDPLLHVADVTFPSVRVADSRRNPQPDLARARATALMGMAITMVGACQRILDLALEHVTNRQQFGVAIGSFQAVKHKAADMHVAIERARALAFYSALTIATGSPDMRLAASMAKASAGECQSLVFRNGYQLFGAMGYTWENDLQFALKRAKAGELMLGGSDEHRALITEEYRATQL, from the coding sequence GTGCTCGTTGAGTTCGATTCCGACCAGCGGCTCTGGGGCAAGACCGTGCGGGAACTGCTGGCGAAGGAATGCTCGCCGGCATGGATCCGGCAGGTGGTGGACCACGGGGTCGATCCGTCTTCGCTCTGGACCACATATATCGAGCAGGGCTGGACAGAGCTGGTCGAGCCCGCGGAGGCCGTCGAACTCGCGATCGCGCTGGAGGCGATGGGGACTGCGACGGATCCCACGCCGTTCCTGGCCACCGTGACGCAGTTCGCCCCCCTCGCGGGCAGCCTCGCGGATCCGGGCCGGCCGGGCGCCGCCGTTCTGAGCGGGATCACGGCGCACCTCGATGACGAGGGATGGCTGCTCTCGGGCACCTGTCGGACTGTTCTCGACGGCGATCGCGCCGACCAGTTCGCCGTGGTGACCCCGGCCGGGGTGTTCGTCGTGGCGACCGATGGTGTCATCACCACACCGGTGCAGTCATTCGACCCGCTGTTGCATGTGGCCGACGTGACGTTTCCGTCGGTCCGCGTTGCGGATTCGCGCCGGAATCCGCAACCCGACCTCGCCCGCGCACGGGCAACCGCGCTCATGGGCATGGCGATCACGATGGTCGGCGCGTGCCAGCGCATTCTCGACCTGGCACTCGAGCATGTCACCAACCGCCAGCAGTTCGGCGTCGCGATCGGGAGTTTTCAAGCCGTCAAGCACAAGGCGGCCGACATGCATGTCGCGATCGAGCGGGCTCGCGCCCTCGCGTTCTACAGCGCGCTCACGATCGCGACCGGAAGTCCGGACATGCGTCTCGCGGCGTCGATGGCGAAAGCCTCTGCAGGCGAATGCCAATCCCTGGTGTTCCGCAACGGCTATCAACTGTTCGGGGCCATGGGTTACACGTGGGAGAACGATCTGCAGTTCGCGCTCAAGCGTGCCAAGGCAGGAGAGCTGATGCTCGGAGGTTCCGACGAACACCGCGCGCTGATCACCGAGGAGTACCGTGCAACCCAACTTTGA
- a CDS encoding aromatic ring-hydroxylating oxygenase subunit alpha, with protein sequence MAHFKKPEAGSWTEHFSTLGTEPVDYTDSIDPEFYEAEREAIFKKTWLHVGRIERLPKKGSYFTRELPVVNTSLIIVKGKDEVVRAFHNVCRHRGNKLVWDDFPNEETSGTCRQFTCKYHAWRYDLTGDLSYVQQEGEFFDLDKNQYGLKSVRCEVWEGFVFINLDPDAESLEDYLGEYGKGIKGYPFHEMTEVYSYRAEIGSNWKLFIDAFAEFYHAPVLHQKQAVKDEADKLMKVGFEALHYDLQSPHSMISSWGGMAPPKDLSMVKPIERILRSGLFGPWDRPDIEGLEPLPPAINPAGAVPWGVDEFEFFPNMSLLFWAPGWVITYQYWPTAVNKHIFEANLYFVPPKTVRERLAQELAAVTFKEYALQDANTLEATQKMLETRTVTDFPLCDQEILLRHLHKMAVDHVKEYQDAKAAS encoded by the coding sequence TTGGCACACTTCAAGAAACCAGAAGCGGGAAGTTGGACCGAACACTTCTCCACCCTCGGCACCGAGCCCGTCGACTACACGGACTCGATCGACCCCGAGTTCTACGAGGCCGAGCGCGAGGCGATCTTCAAGAAGACCTGGCTGCACGTGGGCCGGATCGAACGCCTGCCCAAGAAGGGCAGCTACTTCACCCGCGAGCTCCCGGTGGTCAACACTTCGCTCATCATCGTGAAGGGCAAGGACGAGGTCGTTCGTGCGTTTCACAACGTGTGCCGGCACCGCGGGAACAAGCTCGTGTGGGACGACTTCCCCAACGAGGAGACCTCGGGGACCTGCCGGCAGTTCACGTGCAAGTACCACGCCTGGCGCTACGACCTCACCGGCGACCTCAGCTACGTCCAGCAGGAGGGTGAGTTCTTCGACCTCGACAAGAATCAATACGGCCTCAAGTCGGTTCGTTGTGAGGTCTGGGAAGGCTTCGTCTTCATCAATCTCGATCCGGATGCGGAGTCGCTCGAGGACTACCTGGGCGAGTACGGCAAGGGCATCAAGGGGTATCCGTTCCACGAGATGACCGAGGTCTACAGCTATCGCGCGGAGATCGGCAGCAACTGGAAGTTGTTCATCGACGCATTCGCCGAGTTCTATCACGCGCCCGTGCTGCACCAGAAGCAGGCCGTGAAGGACGAGGCCGACAAGCTGATGAAGGTGGGCTTCGAGGCGCTGCACTACGACCTGCAGAGTCCGCACTCGATGATCTCCTCGTGGGGCGGGATGGCGCCGCCCAAGGACCTCAGCATGGTCAAGCCGATCGAACGCATTCTGCGCTCGGGGTTGTTCGGACCGTGGGACCGCCCCGACATCGAAGGCCTGGAACCGTTGCCGCCGGCGATCAATCCCGCGGGTGCCGTGCCGTGGGGCGTGGACGAATTCGAGTTCTTCCCCAACATGTCACTGCTCTTCTGGGCCCCCGGCTGGGTCATCACCTATCAGTACTGGCCCACGGCCGTGAACAAGCACATCTTCGAGGCCAACCTCTACTTCGTGCCGCCGAAGACCGTCCGCGAGCGCCTTGCCCAGGAACTCGCCGCCGTCACATTCAAGGAGTACGCGCTCCAGGATGCGAACACACTCGAGGCGACGCAGAAGATGCTCGAGACCCGCACCGTCACCGATTTCCCGCTCTGCGACCAGGAGATCCTCCTGCGTCACCTGCACAAGATGGCCGTCGACCACGTCAAGGAGTACCAAGATGCCAAAGCTGCCAGCTGA
- a CDS encoding acyl-CoA thioesterase → MATDWRELISVLELRDCAPIGVAAGGGPSTNRSASAATSSATSCYRGSNLSLPYRRLFGGQLLAQFVAAAGVASPEKTVRSIHANFLREGLVDEDVSYEVDHRHRGRSFDTLQISATQTDRLIAVATVAMHVPDDGPDFQTIDPIPALPDADSEITVSLLPWEVRSLDDLNDPAAAPPHHEMWMRTPSADDPSAYPCVAAYATDLTVIGTALRPLDGFSQGGNGTAFHSAVTSHTMWFHRPLRTDDWLMIRQDSPIIASGRCYGRGDIITESGSLVASFAQEAVVRMPS, encoded by the coding sequence ATGGCAACCGACTGGCGCGAACTCATCTCCGTTCTCGAACTGCGTGATTGCGCACCGATCGGCGTCGCCGCCGGGGGTGGTCCGTCGACGAACCGATCGGCAAGCGCTGCCACCTCGTCGGCGACGAGTTGCTACCGAGGCTCCAATCTGTCGTTGCCCTACCGCCGCCTGTTCGGCGGTCAGCTCCTCGCGCAGTTCGTGGCGGCAGCCGGTGTGGCCAGTCCGGAGAAGACCGTCCGCTCGATCCACGCCAACTTCCTGCGCGAAGGCCTGGTGGACGAGGACGTGTCATATGAGGTCGACCACCGACATCGTGGGCGATCCTTCGACACCCTCCAGATCAGCGCCACCCAGACCGACCGTCTGATCGCCGTCGCAACGGTCGCGATGCACGTCCCGGACGACGGACCCGACTTCCAGACCATCGACCCGATCCCCGCGCTACCCGATGCGGACAGCGAGATCACCGTCAGCCTGTTGCCGTGGGAGGTCCGCTCTCTCGACGACCTGAACGATCCGGCCGCTGCGCCGCCCCACCACGAGATGTGGATGCGCACTCCGTCCGCCGACGATCCAAGTGCCTATCCGTGCGTCGCCGCGTACGCCACCGACCTCACCGTGATCGGCACCGCCCTGCGGCCGTTGGACGGATTCAGCCAAGGCGGCAACGGGACCGCGTTCCACTCCGCGGTGACGTCGCACACGATGTGGTTCCACCGTCCGCTCAGGACGGACGACTGGCTCATGATCCGCCAGGACAGCCCGATCATCGCGAGCGGACGCTGTTACGGGCGCGGCGACATCATCACCGAAAGTGGCTCGCTGGTGGCCTCTTTCGCGCAGGAAGCCGTCGTCCGGATGCCGTCGTGA
- a CDS encoding metal-dependent hydrolase family protein, translated as MVTLKAAGLVDVDTGELITPGIIRVDGDRIVGIGGEPEGEVIDLGDQILLPGLMDMEVNLLMGGRGERPVYSTVQDDPPTRMLRAVGNARRTLRAGFTTVRNLGLFVKTGGYLLDVALGRAIDAGWIDGPRIVPAGHAITPTGGHLDPTMFAAFAPNIMELTLEEGIANGVDEVRKAVRYQIKHGAQLIKVCVSGGVMSLTGEPGAQHYSFDELCAIVDEAHRRGLRVASHTHGAEAVKQAVQAGIDCIEHGFLMDDEAIEMLVANKTFLVPTTRLADAMDVSKSPPELQAKAAEMFPKARISVKKAYDAGVKIAVGTDAPAIPHGKNADELVALVERGMSEAAVLRAATATAAELINVDDRGRLAEGLIADIIAVPGNPLSDITVTQDVRFVMKGGKVFVHK; from the coding sequence ATGGTCACTCTGAAAGCGGCCGGTCTCGTCGACGTCGACACGGGTGAGCTGATCACCCCGGGCATCATCCGTGTCGACGGCGATCGGATCGTCGGGATCGGAGGTGAACCGGAGGGCGAGGTCATCGATCTCGGCGACCAGATCCTCCTGCCCGGTCTGATGGACATGGAGGTCAACCTGTTGATGGGCGGTCGCGGCGAGCGGCCCGTCTACTCCACCGTGCAGGATGATCCGCCGACCCGCATGCTGCGTGCGGTGGGCAACGCCCGCCGTACGCTGCGCGCCGGCTTCACCACGGTCCGCAACCTGGGCTTGTTCGTGAAGACCGGCGGCTACCTGCTCGACGTCGCTCTCGGCCGCGCCATCGACGCCGGGTGGATCGACGGACCCCGAATCGTGCCCGCAGGCCATGCCATCACACCCACCGGCGGACATCTCGACCCGACGATGTTCGCCGCTTTCGCGCCCAACATCATGGAGCTCACCCTCGAGGAGGGCATCGCGAACGGTGTCGACGAAGTCCGCAAGGCGGTGCGCTACCAGATCAAGCACGGCGCACAGCTGATCAAGGTGTGCGTCTCCGGTGGCGTCATGTCACTCACCGGAGAACCTGGTGCACAGCACTATTCGTTTGACGAACTCTGCGCGATCGTCGACGAGGCACACCGGCGGGGACTACGGGTGGCCTCCCACACGCATGGTGCCGAGGCGGTCAAACAGGCGGTGCAGGCCGGCATCGACTGCATCGAGCACGGCTTCCTGATGGACGACGAGGCCATCGAGATGCTCGTCGCGAACAAGACCTTCCTGGTGCCGACCACGCGACTCGCGGACGCGATGGATGTGTCGAAATCTCCGCCGGAACTCCAGGCGAAGGCCGCCGAGATGTTCCCGAAGGCGCGCATCTCGGTCAAGAAGGCCTACGACGCGGGGGTGAAGATCGCGGTCGGGACCGACGCCCCGGCGATCCCGCACGGCAAGAACGCCGACGAGCTCGTCGCTCTGGTCGAGCGGGGCATGAGCGAGGCGGCCGTGCTGCGCGCGGCCACCGCGACCGCAGCGGAGCTCATCAATGTCGACGATCGGGGACGTCTGGCGGAAGGACTGATCGCCGACATCATCGCGGTCCCCGGAAACCCCTTGTCGGACATCACGGTCACGCAGGATGTCCGCTTCGTGATGAAAGGCGGCAAGGTCTTTGTCCACAAATGA
- a CDS encoding enoyl-CoA hydratase, giving the protein MNILYEAKDKIATITLNRPEVANAQNAELLDELDAAWTRAADDPDVSVIVLRGEGKHFSAGHDLSGGGPRPDKITLEMVYGGEARRYLDYSLRWRNIPKPSIAAVQGRCIAGGLLLCWPCDLIIAAEDAKFSDPVVMMGIGGVEYHGHTWELGPRKAKEILFTGRPVTAEEAEKTGMVNLVVPRDELDTRTAEMARTIAAMPPFALRQAKRAVNQTLDIQGFYAAIQSVFDIHQTGHGNALSVNGFPILAHLDEMKARIG; this is encoded by the coding sequence ATGAACATCCTGTATGAGGCGAAGGACAAGATCGCGACGATCACACTGAATCGTCCGGAGGTCGCGAACGCGCAGAACGCGGAGCTTCTCGACGAACTCGACGCCGCATGGACAAGGGCCGCAGATGATCCGGACGTGTCGGTGATCGTGCTGCGGGGCGAGGGGAAACATTTCTCGGCAGGCCACGATCTCTCCGGTGGCGGGCCGCGGCCGGACAAGATCACACTCGAGATGGTCTACGGCGGTGAGGCCCGGCGATATCTCGACTACAGCCTGCGTTGGCGGAACATCCCGAAGCCGAGCATCGCCGCAGTCCAGGGCCGATGCATCGCGGGCGGTCTGTTGTTGTGCTGGCCCTGCGATCTGATCATCGCCGCCGAGGATGCGAAGTTCTCCGACCCGGTGGTGATGATGGGGATAGGTGGGGTCGAGTACCACGGCCACACATGGGAACTCGGCCCCCGTAAGGCAAAAGAGATCCTCTTCACCGGTCGCCCGGTGACTGCCGAGGAGGCGGAGAAGACCGGCATGGTGAATCTCGTGGTGCCGCGCGACGAACTCGATACGCGTACCGCGGAGATGGCACGGACGATTGCGGCCATGCCGCCCTTCGCATTACGGCAGGCAAAGCGGGCGGTCAATCAGACCCTCGACATACAGGGATTCTACGCGGCCATACAGTCGGTATTCGACATTCACCAAACCGGACACGGAAACGCGTTGAGTGTGAACGGCTTCCCGATACTGGCTCATCTCGACGAGATGAAGGCGCGCATCGGGTGA
- a CDS encoding NAD(P)H-dependent amine dehydrogenase family protein — protein sequence MTASAPAPATTAVAPARHRCVQWATGNIGARSLRGIIEHPHLDLVGVYVTTPAKRGIDAGDLCGLPPIGLTATDSVDDVIALAPDCVLYMPAALDVDDVVRLLTAGIDVVTTRGEFHRPASMDVDLRGRIERACAVGGTSIHSTGSSPGFITEAVPLVLSSLQRRIDQISIDEFADLSQRDSPDLLFGIMGFGGAERAFEDYRLEHLRGSFGPSLELLAESIGIPLDSVEVQGEVGLTTREVSIAAGSLAAGTVGAQRITVSGITAGRELVRFRANWYCTTDTEPSWDLLATGWRVVVDGDAPLSVDINMPIDPSRMAETTPGYTANRAVNAVRHVCAATPGIRTSFDLPQIVADLA from the coding sequence GTGACCGCCTCGGCCCCGGCACCCGCGACGACCGCTGTGGCCCCTGCTCGCCATCGATGCGTCCAGTGGGCGACCGGCAACATCGGTGCACGGTCGCTGCGCGGGATCATCGAGCATCCCCACCTCGACCTCGTCGGTGTCTACGTCACCACACCGGCGAAGCGCGGAATCGATGCCGGCGACCTGTGCGGACTGCCACCGATCGGTCTGACCGCGACCGACAGCGTCGACGATGTCATCGCACTGGCACCGGACTGCGTTCTGTACATGCCCGCCGCGCTGGACGTCGACGACGTGGTGCGGCTGCTCACCGCGGGGATCGACGTCGTCACCACCCGTGGCGAGTTCCATCGGCCGGCGAGCATGGACGTCGACCTCCGGGGCCGCATCGAACGCGCGTGTGCGGTCGGGGGCACTTCGATCCACTCGACCGGCAGCAGTCCCGGCTTCATCACCGAGGCTGTTCCGTTGGTCCTCAGCTCGCTCCAGCGACGGATCGATCAGATCTCGATCGACGAGTTCGCCGATCTCTCGCAGCGCGATTCCCCGGATCTGCTGTTCGGCATCATGGGCTTCGGCGGCGCGGAGCGGGCGTTCGAGGACTACCGCCTGGAGCATCTGCGCGGCAGCTTCGGCCCGTCCCTCGAGTTGTTGGCCGAATCCATCGGTATCCCATTGGATTCGGTGGAGGTGCAGGGCGAGGTCGGGCTGACGACCCGTGAGGTGTCCATCGCCGCGGGCTCTCTGGCCGCCGGCACGGTCGGAGCCCAGCGGATCACGGTCTCCGGCATCACCGCCGGGCGAGAGCTCGTGAGATTCCGCGCAAACTGGTACTGCACCACCGACACCGAGCCGAGCTGGGACCTGCTCGCCACCGGCTGGCGGGTCGTCGTCGACGGTGATGCACCCCTGTCCGTCGACATCAACATGCCGATCGATCCGAGCCGGATGGCCGAGACCACACCCGGTTACACCGCCAATCGGGCGGTGAACGCGGTACGCCATGTCTGCGCGGCAACTCCCGGTATCCGCACCTCATTCGACCTCCCGCAGATCGTCGCCGATCTCGCCTGA
- a CDS encoding TetR/AcrR family transcriptional regulator, with the protein MTSANEEPAWKQRAVERSIKTAKLRAEQRVQRFLDAAQAIITEKGTTEFTVQEVVERSKQSLRSFYLQFDGKHELLLALFEDALSKSADQIRAAAATETDPIARVRIAVTLLFELSRPDPNAKRPLFSDFAPQLLLTHPTEVRVAHAPLVALLSEFLEEAGAADELREGLHPRRVAAMVMQTVMFIAQSSGATDDPDNHPITADEVWEFCAQGFSRQT; encoded by the coding sequence ATGACGAGCGCAAACGAAGAGCCCGCATGGAAGCAGCGCGCGGTGGAGCGGTCGATCAAGACCGCGAAACTCCGTGCGGAACAGCGAGTGCAGCGGTTCCTGGATGCCGCCCAGGCGATCATCACCGAGAAGGGCACAACCGAGTTCACGGTCCAGGAGGTCGTCGAACGGTCGAAACAGTCCCTGCGCAGTTTCTATCTCCAGTTCGACGGTAAACACGAACTGCTGCTCGCCCTGTTCGAGGACGCGCTGAGCAAGTCCGCCGATCAGATCCGGGCGGCCGCTGCCACCGAGACCGACCCGATCGCACGGGTCCGGATCGCCGTGACCCTGCTCTTCGAACTGTCGCGGCCGGACCCGAATGCCAAGCGGCCGTTGTTCAGTGACTTCGCACCCCAGCTACTGCTGACCCATCCGACCGAGGTCCGGGTCGCCCACGCACCACTCGTGGCACTGCTGTCGGAGTTCCTCGAAGAGGCCGGCGCCGCCGACGAACTGCGCGAGGGACTGCATCCGCGCCGCGTGGCGGCAATGGTGATGCAGACCGTCATGTTCATCGCGCAGTCCAGCGGCGCGACCGATGATCCCGATAATCACCCCATCACCGCAGATGAGGTCTGGGAGTTCTGCGCGCAGGGATTCAGCCGACAGACCTGA
- a CDS encoding nuclear transport factor 2 family protein, producing the protein MSTNDTTRNDDLLEIEQLLAKYAVTMTKGDTDGVVSVFTADGTYSAFGEVYSLDDFPRLVAAAPKGLFLTGTALIDLDGDDRNAATGTQPLCFIDHTQQDMRIGYYNDTYLRTEAGWRLRTRAMTFIRRNGEHNSGRPHAISFSGE; encoded by the coding sequence TTGTCCACAAATGACACGACCAGAAACGACGACCTGCTCGAGATCGAGCAGCTGCTCGCCAAGTATGCGGTGACGATGACGAAGGGCGACACCGACGGTGTGGTCTCCGTGTTCACCGCGGACGGCACGTACAGCGCGTTCGGCGAGGTCTACTCCCTCGACGACTTCCCCCGGCTCGTCGCAGCGGCACCCAAGGGACTCTTCCTGACCGGGACCGCCCTCATCGACCTCGACGGGGACGACAGGAACGCCGCGACGGGCACGCAACCCCTGTGCTTCATCGATCACACGCAGCAGGACATGCGCATCGGCTACTACAACGACACCTACCTCCGGACCGAGGCCGGTTGGCGACTGCGCACGCGGGCGATGACGTTCATCCGCCGCAACGGCGAGCACAATTCCGGCCGCCCCCACGCGATCTCCTTCTCCGGGGAATGA
- a CDS encoding acyl-CoA dehydrogenase family protein yields the protein MDRAEQDLLSASLRKVMSSDSGPGLDKALDELGWSEMLTDLPEIAIPLVFRLLGETGSHSSILNDVIVDDLGAEPGAVVPLPFVGDRWVAWMRDDVEGHDSIDPDLPLRDVGRGDDIPVLRARLALGWWLVGSSRAMLDLARTHALDRMQFGRPIAAFQAVRHRLAETLVAIEGAEATLTTAEGDLGGMLAKAAAGRAAIITSRHVQQVLGGIGFTAEHSFHRHARRVIMLDALLGSSRELTRELGTMIRTTQQVPRLVEL from the coding sequence GTGGATAGGGCCGAACAGGATCTTCTCTCGGCGAGCCTGCGCAAGGTCATGTCGTCGGACTCCGGTCCCGGACTGGACAAAGCACTGGACGAACTCGGCTGGTCGGAGATGCTGACCGACCTTCCGGAGATCGCGATACCGCTGGTGTTCCGATTGCTCGGCGAAACCGGTTCGCACAGTTCGATCCTCAACGACGTGATCGTGGACGATCTCGGCGCGGAGCCGGGAGCTGTTGTGCCTCTGCCCTTTGTGGGAGATCGATGGGTGGCGTGGATGCGCGACGACGTCGAGGGCCACGACTCCATCGACCCGGACCTGCCGTTGCGCGACGTGGGGCGAGGCGACGACATCCCGGTCCTGCGCGCACGTCTCGCGCTCGGCTGGTGGCTCGTCGGGTCCAGCCGGGCCATGCTCGATCTCGCCCGCACCCACGCGCTGGATCGCATGCAGTTCGGGCGCCCCATAGCCGCGTTCCAGGCTGTACGTCATCGGCTCGCCGAGACGCTCGTCGCCATCGAAGGCGCGGAAGCCACGCTCACCACCGCCGAGGGCGATCTCGGTGGCATGCTCGCGAAAGCGGCGGCCGGCCGCGCGGCAATCATCACCTCCCGGCATGTCCAGCAGGTGCTCGGCGGAATCGGATTCACCGCCGAGCACTCGTTCCACCGTCACGCCCGTCGCGTGATCATGCTCGATGCGCTCCTGGGCAGTAGCAGAGAGTTGACCCGCGAGCTCGGGACGATGATCCGCACGACGCAACAGGTGCCGCGGCTCGTGGAGCTCTAG